In Chryseobacterium geocarposphaerae, the following are encoded in one genomic region:
- a CDS encoding cold shock domain-containing protein, translating into MADSFSKKENFKKKQQKQKEKALRREERKENNDKGKSLDEMFMYVDANGQLTSTPPDQDAKQEIDLDNIQLGAAPIEAEEALKTGIVTFLSEKGYGFITEDKTKENIFFHNNNCIDPIKKGNKVSFEKEKSPKGFSATEIRLVK; encoded by the coding sequence ATGGCGGATTCTTTCTCTAAAAAAGAAAATTTCAAAAAGAAACAGCAAAAACAAAAAGAAAAAGCTCTACGTCGTGAAGAGCGTAAGGAAAACAATGATAAAGGTAAAAGCCTTGACGAAATGTTTATGTATGTAGATGCAAACGGACAACTGACATCTACACCTCCGGATCAGGATGCAAAACAAGAAATTGATCTTGATAACATCCAGCTGGGAGCGGCTCCAATCGAAGCTGAAGAAGCTTTAAAAACTGGTATCGTGACCTTTTTAAGTGAAAAAGGATACGGTTTCATTACGGAAGATAAAACAAAAGAAAACATCTTCTTCCATAATAATAATTGTATAGATCCGATTAAAAAAGGAAATAAAGTTTCTTTTGAAAAAGAAAAATCTCCAAAAGGATTTTCTGCAACGGAGATCAGACTGGTAAAATAA
- a CDS encoding TonB-dependent receptor: MVRIFIFIFVWLITVFSSLKAQTTQNFSLSGKIDSDKANQMEINLFNTENKLVKTEIADTKGNFSFNDLASGSYTLKINKNGTEAYQSEKITITGNTTLPSIQLKEKLIEGITITKAKPYIERQDGKMILNVENSIAATGNSAFEVLEKAPGVKVDNNDNISLRGKGNLLVQIDGKNTPMTGTDLANYLRGIPSSSVEKVEFITNPSSKYDAAGTSIINIKLKKDQRKGTNGSISTAWGTGKYIKNNNSFNINHRNKKVNLFANYSFAYREFYNKLLLDRSFYDNGNFTQGYIQDNFLKMNFRNHIAKTGMDYYMNDKNVLGFSVGFVSNRFDPTSNNETLILDSNHQPSGTSNTKSNNRDHWKNVSFNLNHKLTIDSLGSELTTDLDYINYSNTSLQNFITNNYDANGNLFPSTPLNPNPYNLKGDLGGNLNIYSLKSDLTKVFKKNWKLETGIKTSFVKADNDLQFFNASSGNLVLDDSKTNHFIYEENINAAYGNVIKNWEKFKVNFGLRVENTNITGNQITTNQINKKNYTQLFPSAVFSYDLNDKNTVELNFSRRITRPTYKQLNPFKFYLDLTTYQAGNPDLNPQTTMNYEFTYSFSNKYFATLSYSKTKNNITDVLKPTIENGKTVVVQANENLSSASYYGLNLIAPVKVAKWWDMNNNANFYYGSYTGNIADTYIKNQGNFTFDLNSINSFKLGNGFTAELTGNYKAKEVYAYMFLKPMWSVNIGAQKKFKNNSTLKFSFNDIFLTSNPEARNVYTSYVENFIVRRDTRVATLSYTYNFGSGKSGQPRKTGGADDLKQRVGNG; the protein is encoded by the coding sequence ATGGTCAGAATATTTATCTTCATTTTTGTTTGGCTTATTACCGTATTCAGTTCGTTAAAAGCACAAACAACACAGAATTTTTCTTTGTCAGGAAAAATAGATTCGGATAAGGCGAATCAGATGGAAATCAACCTATTTAATACTGAAAATAAATTAGTAAAAACAGAAATTGCAGACACAAAAGGAAATTTCAGTTTCAATGATCTTGCTTCCGGAAGTTATACTTTAAAAATCAATAAAAACGGAACTGAGGCTTATCAATCTGAAAAGATTACCATAACAGGAAATACTACCCTCCCTTCCATTCAATTGAAGGAAAAACTGATTGAAGGAATAACGATCACTAAAGCTAAACCCTATATTGAAAGACAGGACGGCAAAATGATCCTCAATGTTGAAAACAGTATCGCCGCTACCGGAAATTCAGCATTTGAAGTCCTGGAAAAAGCTCCGGGTGTAAAGGTCGATAACAACGATAATATCAGTCTTCGCGGAAAAGGAAATCTTTTGGTACAGATCGACGGAAAAAATACGCCAATGACAGGAACAGATCTTGCCAATTATCTTCGCGGAATTCCGTCTTCAAGTGTTGAAAAAGTGGAGTTTATTACCAATCCGTCATCAAAATACGATGCAGCGGGAACTTCAATCATTAATATTAAGCTTAAAAAAGATCAGAGAAAAGGAACGAACGGAAGCATTTCAACAGCTTGGGGAACGGGAAAATATATTAAAAACAACAACAGTTTCAATATTAATCACAGAAATAAAAAAGTAAACCTTTTTGCGAACTATAGCTTTGCGTACCGGGAGTTTTACAACAAATTGCTTCTCGACAGAAGTTTTTACGATAACGGAAATTTCACGCAAGGTTATATTCAGGATAATTTTCTGAAAATGAACTTTAGAAATCATATTGCCAAAACCGGAATGGATTATTATATGAATGATAAAAATGTTCTCGGCTTTTCAGTAGGATTTGTCAGCAACAGGTTTGATCCGACGAGCAATAATGAAACTTTAATTTTAGATAGCAATCATCAACCTTCAGGAACATCCAATACCAAAAGTAACAACCGGGATCACTGGAAAAATGTATCTTTTAATCTTAATCATAAACTTACGATTGATTCTCTGGGTTCTGAGCTTACGACGGACTTGGATTACATCAACTATTCCAACACTTCTTTACAGAATTTTATTACCAATAATTATGATGCTAACGGAAATCTGTTTCCGTCAACTCCGCTTAATCCCAATCCGTATAACCTGAAAGGAGATTTAGGTGGAAATCTTAATATTTATTCCCTTAAATCCGATCTCACAAAGGTGTTTAAAAAGAACTGGAAACTCGAAACCGGAATCAAAACAAGTTTTGTAAAAGCGGATAATGATCTCCAGTTCTTTAATGCAAGTTCAGGAAACCTGGTTCTTGATGATTCAAAAACCAATCATTTTATTTATGAAGAAAACATCAATGCGGCGTATGGAAATGTGATTAAAAACTGGGAAAAATTTAAAGTAAATTTTGGGTTGAGAGTAGAAAATACCAATATTACAGGAAACCAGATTACGACGAATCAGATCAATAAAAAGAACTATACCCAATTATTTCCAAGTGCTGTTTTTTCTTATGATTTGAATGATAAAAATACAGTTGAGCTTAATTTCAGCAGGAGAATTACAAGACCAACTTATAAACAGTTGAATCCATTTAAATTCTATCTGGATCTTACCACTTACCAGGCAGGAAATCCTGATCTGAATCCGCAAACAACAATGAATTATGAATTTACCTATAGTTTCAGCAATAAGTATTTTGCAACATTAAGCTACAGCAAAACCAAAAATAATATTACCGACGTACTGAAACCAACGATAGAAAACGGAAAAACGGTGGTAGTTCAGGCCAATGAAAACCTGAGTTCGGCTTCTTATTACGGACTGAATCTGATTGCTCCTGTAAAAGTGGCAAAGTGGTGGGACATGAACAATAATGCAAACTTCTACTACGGAAGCTATACGGGAAATATTGCTGATACCTATATTAAAAATCAAGGGAATTTTACTTTTGATCTCAACAGCATCAATTCATTTAAACTAGGAAACGGATTTACCGCAGAGCTAACCGGAAATTATAAAGCAAAAGAAGTCTATGCTTATATGTTCCTTAAACCGATGTGGTCTGTAAATATCGGTGCTCAAAAGAAATTTAAAAACAACAGTACCCTGAAATTTTCTTTCAATGATATTTTCCTGACCAGCAACCCGGAAGCAAGAAATGTTTATACCAGCTATGTAGAAAACTTTATTGTGAGACGTGATACTAGAGTGGCAACACTTTCATATACGTATAATTTTGGATCAGGGAAATCCGGCCAGCCAAGAAAGACAGGTGGTGCAGATGATCTGAAGCAGAGAGTCGGAAATGGATAA
- a CDS encoding M1 family aminopeptidase produces the protein MNALFLFEVQRTTKHWLTYLITLILIGIGIFCGNNFNLSAGEGIYLNSPYTIGFMTGMLSLSVIFFATIFASQQLFKDQDSRFDSILFSLPLSKRVYISGRFFSFFLQTFLSFIFLMTGFIIGQNMRTGSEMQPYFNLWYYLFPLLIFGFINCLLVCSFLFLISLTTKKKLLVVIGGLLLYVLYMVVLLFSNSPFMAGSIPQSVESQQISAFTDPFGLSAYFFEGRNLSAIEKNELAIPFSSYLLVNRTVFLFISVMFLLLSYRLFSFSGFSGKKKRKTEINTTFSKINPKAYSVVSSDFGIVSSLQSVLSFTKIDLIYLFKGIVMVAVSVLLLFFVGMEMYAEIEKGIRLPQKYASSGLMATTISENFHLLGLLIVAYFINDLYWRSHASGFSLIEKSTYFHKKKLTGHFLSISVLLFFFTGILILEGLVFQLSYGYFHIDWSAYSGTVLFNTFPLILFSGFFLLINDQIKNRFVALGISVVLLMIMATPITKKIISYPLLRIFSDFKGTYSDFNGYGIYSIAFAERLLFGSGIIFLLWMMNESFKTKKWNLKKAFFTVLLLIIGCWAGNHLMQGYSPKNDEKLLLNAIHYEKQFRRYENLPQPVITDVNTQIDLYPSQRSYEIKGKYTLTNQTDKAIDKILINFHPDLKIQSAVLQTAFETKEIDQTITEIHLKQPLQPHETAHLDFRISYQWFAVNGHESFNAIVENGSFMRISRYYPTIGYQKDDEIEDQKKRDEFRLGKARAVKKLEAPEVFNKDFITLNMIISTEKDQTAIGTGDLMAQSIRGERRFFHYQSKNIPFRFALSSAKYKQKIINYKGIAINVFYHQKHKENVDHFINNAKITLDYCNKNFGKYPFKTINFAEISSFTRGFAATAYPSAIFMPEDMVFHANIHADKQQDVINELAGHELSHLWWGNSQIDPDDREGSPMLTETLAMYTEMMFYKKMHGKEKMMERIQVHQQIYDNEKGLSENEPIYKVTGNNTHISYSKGAIAMVQLSEMIGEEKVNTALKNFLQNNRYPKKPTTLDLLKEFYKVAPNEQIKKKINGLFTTI, from the coding sequence ATGAACGCTTTATTTTTATTCGAAGTCCAGCGCACTACCAAGCATTGGCTTACTTACCTTATTACCTTGATCCTGATCGGAATTGGAATATTTTGTGGAAATAATTTCAACCTGAGTGCCGGAGAAGGTATTTATCTGAATTCTCCCTATACCATTGGTTTTATGACCGGAATGCTAAGCTTATCCGTGATATTCTTTGCCACTATTTTTGCCAGTCAGCAACTTTTTAAAGACCAGGATTCAAGATTCGACAGTATTTTGTTTTCTCTTCCGCTTTCAAAAAGGGTTTACATAAGCGGAAGATTTTTTTCTTTCTTTTTACAGACATTCTTAAGCTTTATTTTTTTGATGACCGGGTTTATAATCGGACAGAATATGCGTACGGGAAGCGAGATGCAGCCTTATTTTAATCTTTGGTATTATCTATTTCCGCTGTTAATCTTCGGGTTTATCAATTGTCTTTTAGTCTGTAGCTTTTTGTTTCTCATTTCATTGACTACGAAGAAGAAACTACTGGTTGTGATTGGCGGATTACTGCTTTATGTCCTATATATGGTTGTTCTGCTGTTTTCAAATTCACCCTTTATGGCCGGAAGTATTCCTCAGTCAGTGGAATCACAGCAGATATCTGCATTCACAGACCCTTTTGGCTTATCTGCTTATTTTTTTGAGGGAAGAAACCTTTCCGCTATCGAAAAAAATGAATTGGCCATTCCCTTTTCTTCATATTTATTGGTGAACAGGACTGTTTTCCTTTTCATTTCTGTGATGTTTTTACTGCTCTCCTACCGTCTTTTTTCATTTTCAGGATTTTCCGGTAAAAAGAAAAGAAAAACTGAGATCAATACTACATTTTCGAAGATCAACCCGAAAGCATATTCTGTTGTCAGCTCTGATTTCGGAATAGTTTCATCTCTGCAATCCGTCTTATCCTTTACCAAAATTGATCTCATTTATCTTTTTAAAGGAATTGTCATGGTTGCTGTTTCCGTTCTGTTGTTATTTTTTGTCGGGATGGAAATGTATGCTGAAATTGAAAAAGGAATCCGGCTTCCGCAGAAATATGCAAGTTCCGGCTTGATGGCAACTACGATTTCCGAAAATTTTCATTTACTAGGCTTGCTTATTGTTGCCTATTTCATCAATGATCTGTATTGGCGAAGCCATGCTTCGGGATTTTCCCTGATTGAAAAAAGCACTTATTTTCACAAAAAAAAATTAACCGGTCATTTCTTATCCATCAGTGTCTTATTATTCTTTTTTACCGGAATATTGATTTTGGAAGGATTAGTTTTTCAGTTAAGTTACGGCTATTTCCATATTGACTGGAGCGCATATTCAGGAACAGTCCTTTTTAATACTTTTCCGCTTATTCTTTTTTCAGGGTTTTTTCTACTCATTAACGATCAAATCAAAAACAGGTTCGTTGCTTTAGGCATTTCCGTTGTATTACTGATGATCATGGCGACTCCCATTACTAAAAAGATCATCTCTTATCCGTTACTGAGGATATTTTCAGATTTCAAAGGAACTTACAGTGATTTTAACGGGTATGGAATTTATTCCATTGCTTTTGCGGAAAGACTTTTATTCGGATCAGGAATCATTTTTCTTTTATGGATGATGAATGAATCGTTTAAAACTAAGAAATGGAACCTAAAAAAAGCTTTCTTCACTGTTTTACTATTGATCATCGGTTGTTGGGCAGGAAATCATTTGATGCAAGGATATTCACCTAAAAATGATGAAAAGCTTCTTTTAAATGCAATTCATTATGAAAAGCAATTCCGACGGTACGAAAATCTGCCACAACCTGTCATTACCGATGTTAATACGCAAATTGACCTGTATCCATCTCAAAGATCTTATGAAATTAAAGGAAAATATACTTTGACCAATCAAACTGATAAAGCTATTGATAAGATTCTCATTAATTTTCATCCGGATTTGAAGATACAATCCGCAGTCCTTCAAACTGCATTTGAAACAAAGGAAATTGATCAAACCATCACTGAAATTCATTTAAAACAGCCATTACAGCCTCATGAGACCGCTCATCTTGATTTCAGAATATCCTATCAATGGTTTGCCGTAAACGGTCATGAATCTTTTAATGCGATTGTTGAAAACGGTTCTTTCATGAGGATCAGCAGATATTATCCCACGATTGGCTACCAAAAAGATGATGAAATTGAAGATCAGAAAAAAAGGGATGAATTTAGGCTTGGAAAAGCACGGGCTGTAAAAAAATTAGAAGCGCCGGAAGTTTTTAATAAAGATTTCATCACTTTAAATATGATCATTTCTACCGAAAAAGATCAAACAGCCATTGGAACAGGAGATCTTATGGCTCAGTCAATAAGAGGAGAAAGACGCTTCTTTCATTATCAATCAAAGAACATTCCTTTCCGTTTTGCTCTTTCTTCGGCAAAATATAAGCAGAAAATAATCAATTATAAAGGCATCGCAATTAATGTATTCTATCATCAAAAGCATAAGGAAAATGTAGACCACTTCATCAACAATGCCAAAATCACCCTGGATTATTGTAATAAAAATTTTGGAAAGTATCCTTTCAAAACCATCAATTTTGCTGAAATTTCCTCATTTACCAGAGGTTTTGCGGCTACAGCTTATCCTTCTGCTATTTTTATGCCTGAAGATATGGTTTTCCATGCGAATATTCATGCAGATAAGCAACAGGATGTCATTAACGAACTTGCAGGACACGAACTTTCTCATCTTTGGTGGGGAAACAGCCAGATCGATCCTGATGACCGGGAAGGTTCTCCTATGCTCACGGAAACGCTTGCCATGTACACGGAAATGATGTTTTACAAAAAAATGCACGGCAAAGAAAAAATGATGGAACGAATACAGGTTCATCAGCAAATCTATGATAATGAAAAAGGATTATCTGAAAACGAACCGATCTATAAAGTAACCGGAAATAATACGCATATTTCTTATTCCAAAGGCGCCATTGCTATGGTACAGCTCAGTGAAATGATTGGGGAAGAAAAAGTTAATACAGCCCTGAAAAATTTTCTTCAAAATAATAGGTATCCTAAAAAACCGACTACTCTTGATCTTCTCAAAGAGTTTTATAAAGTTGCTCCTAATGAGCAGATCAAAAAGAAAATCAATGGATTATTTACCACTATATAA
- a CDS encoding MarR family winged helix-turn-helix transcriptional regulator has product MEKLDSIIFYNIDKAIRSYRNYAQRQLKANGFSITIDQWLIIKAILENPGITQNEIGDLVFKDNASITRIIELLVKSKYIIRNPNPDDRRKTNLEVTESGKEIIQKVQNLVEKNRQVALGGVSQEELEIMNNTLLKISKNCLNLKK; this is encoded by the coding sequence ATGGAAAAATTAGATTCAATCATATTTTACAACATCGATAAAGCGATCAGATCCTATAGAAATTATGCTCAAAGACAATTAAAAGCAAATGGATTCAGCATAACGATCGATCAGTGGCTGATTATTAAAGCGATATTGGAAAATCCGGGAATTACTCAAAATGAAATTGGTGATCTTGTCTTTAAAGACAATGCTTCCATCACAAGAATCATTGAATTGCTGGTGAAATCAAAATACATCATTAGAAATCCTAATCCCGACGACCGCAGAAAAACCAACCTTGAAGTTACAGAATCCGGAAAGGAAATCATACAAAAAGTACAAAACCTTGTAGAAAAAAACCGACAGGTCGCTTTGGGAGGTGTTTCCCAAGAAGAACTGGAAATCATGAACAATACATTACTCAAAATATCTAAAAACTGTCTTAACCTTAAAAAATAA